In Acaryochloris marina S15, a single genomic region encodes these proteins:
- a CDS encoding transposase, translating to MAADEGRFGRLGQVRRAWCAPGIRPESGQQLVREYLYGYVAVAPALGKMSALVLPFSNTQMMNLFLAQVADEFSDYFVVMQVDGASYHTGKKLVIPDNIRLIVQPPRSPQLNAVEHIWEEVKEKHFYNQVFDSLDEVSDTLCKGLKELMDLPDRLTSMTNFPHMRITI from the coding sequence ATGGCAGCAGACGAAGGGCGCTTTGGTCGTCTAGGGCAAGTAAGAAGAGCTTGGTGTGCTCCTGGAATTCGACCCGAAAGTGGGCAGCAGCTTGTCCGTGAATATCTCTATGGCTATGTTGCTGTTGCTCCTGCGTTAGGAAAGATGAGTGCTTTAGTCTTACCCTTTTCCAATACTCAGATGATGAACTTATTCCTAGCACAAGTGGCGGATGAATTTTCAGACTATTTTGTGGTGATGCAGGTCGATGGAGCGTCTTACCACACCGGAAAGAAGCTCGTCATTCCAGACAATATACGCTTGATTGTTCAGCCTCCTCGAAGTCCACAACTCAATGCTGTAGAGCATATCTGGGAGGAGGTGAAAGAAAAGCACTTCTACAATCAGGTTTTTGATTCTTTAGATGAGGTATCCGATACCTTGTGCAAGGGACTCAAAGAACTCATGGATTTACCCGATAGGCTGACTTCTATGACCAATTTTCCTCATATGAGAATTACGATTTAA
- a CDS encoding ribbon-helix-helix domain-containing protein has translation MRINARLDDEYAFKLNYLQRQTEKSVTEIIKLALDAYYQEYAPQHPIDLLTESGFIGCGEAEDNLSTHYKLDYGDSLEEKYGLTQ, from the coding sequence ATGCGCATTAATGCCCGACTTGATGACGAATATGCCTTCAAACTGAATTACCTTCAGCGGCAGACCGAAAAAAGTGTCACAGAGATTATCAAATTGGCGTTAGATGCTTATTACCAAGAATATGCCCCGCAGCATCCCATCGATCTCTTAACGGAAAGTGGATTTATTGGGTGTGGAGAGGCCGAAGATAACCTATCGACCCATTACAAATTGGACTATGGCGATAGCCTAGAAGAGAAATATGGCCTAACCCAGTGA
- a CDS encoding 2OG-Fe(II) oxygenase yields MPIINKAAPLIIEIPNILTVKECDELIGKINQLNPSLATVRNDGEAEVNTNVRNNERVIFNDSSLAEKLFLKAQEYVPSTMQGRVLSSAHDRFRCYRYKVGMKFSPHYDGSLERNGNEKSYYSFLVYLNDDFEGGQTNFLTELIHSITPRKGFGLLFQHLILHEGAEVSRGVKYVARTDLMYQR; encoded by the coding sequence ATGCCCATTATTAATAAAGCAGCTCCATTAATTATTGAGATTCCCAATATTTTGACAGTCAAAGAATGCGATGAATTAATTGGAAAAATCAATCAGCTTAACCCTAGTCTGGCAACGGTTCGTAATGATGGAGAGGCCGAGGTTAATACCAATGTACGCAATAATGAGCGAGTGATTTTTAACGATTCCTCCCTTGCAGAGAAATTATTTTTAAAAGCACAAGAGTACGTCCCATCAACAATGCAGGGAAGAGTCTTATCGAGCGCTCATGACCGCTTTAGATGCTATCGATATAAAGTTGGCATGAAATTTAGCCCTCATTATGATGGTTCACTTGAACGGAATGGAAATGAAAAGAGTTATTATTCATTTCTGGTCTATTTGAACGATGATTTTGAGGGTGGACAAACAAATTTCCTAACCGAGTTAATACACTCAATTACGCCTCGAAAGGGTTTTGGCCTTTTGTTTCAGCATCTCATTCTTCATGAAGGGGCTGAGGTGTCTAGAGGTGTGAAATATGTAGCAAGAACCGACCTAATGTATCAAAGATAA
- the trpB gene encoding tryptophan synthase subunit beta, which produces MAVTPLSSADQSSGAQQYPDALGRFGPYGGKYVPETLMPALAELESALAQYRNDPDFQTELSQLLKDYVGRPSPLYFAERITAHYARPDGSGPQIYLKREDLNHTGAHKINNALAQALLAKRMGKQRIIAETGAGQHGVATATVCARFGFDCVIYMGVQDMERQALNVFRMRLLGAEVHPVEAGTGTLKDATSEAIRDWVTNVETTHYILGSVAGPHPYPMMVRDFHAVIGEETRQQCQEKWNGTPDILLACVGGGSNAMGLFHEFVPDTQIRMIGVEAAGAGVNTDKHAATLTQGEAGVLHGAMSYLLQDEDGQVLEAHSISAGLDYPGVGPEHSFLKDSGRCEYYSVTDMEAVGAFQRLTELEGIIPALETSHAIAYLETLCPQLEGSPRIVISCSGRGDKDVQTVAKFIEQQSS; this is translated from the coding sequence GTGGCTGTTACTCCCTTATCATCTGCTGACCAATCCTCTGGCGCACAACAATATCCCGACGCCTTGGGTCGATTTGGTCCCTACGGCGGGAAGTATGTTCCAGAGACCCTAATGCCCGCCCTAGCAGAACTAGAGTCAGCCTTAGCCCAATACCGAAACGATCCAGATTTTCAGACTGAACTCAGCCAACTACTCAAAGACTATGTGGGTCGGCCTAGCCCCCTTTATTTTGCAGAGCGGATTACCGCCCACTATGCCCGTCCCGATGGTAGTGGCCCTCAGATCTATTTAAAGCGAGAAGACCTCAACCATACGGGAGCCCATAAAATCAACAACGCTTTAGCTCAAGCCTTGCTGGCCAAGCGCATGGGTAAACAGCGGATCATTGCCGAAACCGGAGCCGGACAACATGGGGTAGCAACAGCAACCGTCTGCGCCCGCTTTGGCTTTGACTGCGTGATTTATATGGGGGTCCAGGATATGGAACGTCAGGCTCTCAATGTATTTCGGATGCGGCTATTAGGGGCAGAAGTTCATCCTGTGGAAGCGGGGACAGGCACTTTGAAGGATGCCACCTCTGAAGCGATCCGTGACTGGGTCACTAACGTGGAGACCACCCACTATATTTTGGGTTCTGTCGCTGGCCCTCACCCCTACCCAATGATGGTGCGAGACTTTCACGCGGTGATTGGCGAAGAGACTCGTCAGCAATGTCAGGAAAAGTGGAATGGCACTCCCGATATTTTGCTCGCCTGCGTGGGGGGTGGGTCTAACGCCATGGGCCTATTTCATGAGTTTGTGCCTGATACTCAAATCCGCATGATTGGGGTAGAGGCTGCCGGGGCTGGAGTGAATACCGATAAACATGCGGCCACGCTCACCCAAGGAGAGGCTGGGGTGCTGCATGGGGCCATGAGTTATTTACTTCAAGATGAAGATGGTCAAGTTTTAGAAGCTCATTCCATTAGTGCGGGACTGGATTATCCTGGTGTCGGGCCTGAGCATAGTTTTCTTAAAGACAGTGGCCGTTGTGAATATTACAGCGTCACGGATATGGAGGCGGTCGGGGCTTTTCAGCGACTAACGGAGTTGGAAGGGATTATTCCCGCTTTGGAAACGAGTCATGCGATCGCATATCTGGAAACCCTCTGTCCTCAGTTAGAAGGCAGTCCCCGAATTGTCATTTCTTGTTCTGGTCGGGGAGATAAAGATGTGCAAACCGTCGCTAAATTTATAGAGCAGCAGTCTTCCTAG
- a CDS encoding sulfite exporter TauE/SafE family protein, with protein sequence MPFVVLGMVSFLSWFVSMVAGGGSPLVLIPLVSFMYGAQAVAPVITTGMLLGNIQRLFYFWQDIDWEVTLWQLPGVIIGSILGAFTLNYINLEGLQIVIGIALLLMVANYWFGNQENTFNLKTWQFLPLGFGNSFASGLIGSTGPIMNPAYINYGLLKEAMVATKAANIILAHVIKLCAYASLGTLSKEYVIYGVVIGAAAIPANWLGQWVLSRMSNDLFKQVTFIFIAVSGVLMLWQQRQFLMVW encoded by the coding sequence ATGCCCTTTGTCGTTTTGGGAATGGTGAGTTTTCTATCTTGGTTCGTCAGCATGGTGGCTGGCGGTGGTAGCCCCTTAGTATTGATTCCCCTCGTCAGTTTTATGTATGGCGCTCAGGCGGTGGCTCCCGTCATTACGACGGGGATGTTGTTAGGAAATATCCAGCGACTGTTTTACTTTTGGCAAGATATTGATTGGGAAGTGACTCTTTGGCAGTTACCGGGAGTAATTATTGGCTCTATCTTGGGTGCTTTTACCCTTAACTACATCAATTTAGAAGGGCTACAGATCGTTATCGGCATCGCTTTGCTGCTGATGGTGGCAAACTATTGGTTTGGCAATCAGGAAAATACCTTTAATCTCAAGACCTGGCAATTTTTACCCCTGGGATTTGGCAATTCCTTTGCTTCAGGTTTAATTGGCAGTACCGGACCGATCATGAACCCGGCCTATATTAATTACGGGCTATTGAAAGAAGCAATGGTTGCGACCAAAGCTGCCAACATTATTCTGGCCCACGTAATCAAGTTGTGCGCCTATGCCTCCTTGGGAACCTTGAGCAAAGAGTACGTTATTTATGGGGTGGTGATTGGGGCTGCTGCAATTCCTGCCAATTGGTTAGGGCAGTGGGTGCTTAGCCGTATGAGTAATGACTTGTTTAAGCAAGTCACCTTTATCTTTATTGCGGTGAGCGGTGTGCTCATGCTTTGGCAGCAACGCCAGTTTTTGATGGTTTGGTAA
- the hemB gene encoding porphobilinogen synthase — translation MFPTHRPRRLRNHPQLRRMVQETVVTTNDLIYPLFAVPGEGVAQEVSSMPGVYQLSIDKVVEEAKQVYDLGIPAVILFGIPTEKDTDATGAWHDHGIVQKASTAVKEAVPDLMVIVDTCLCEYTQHGHCGYLETGDLTGRVLNDPTLELLKKTAVSQAKAGADIIAPSGMMDGFVQAIRAGLDEGGFEDIPIMSYAAKYSSAYYGPFRDAAESAPQFGDRRTYQMDPANSREAIKEIELDIAEGADMLMVKPALAYMDIIWQVKQASNLPVAAYNVSGEYSMVKAAALNGWVDEEKLVMETLMSFKRSGADMILTYHAKDAARWLA, via the coding sequence ATGTTTCCCACCCATCGCCCGCGCCGTCTTCGCAACCATCCCCAATTGCGCCGCATGGTGCAAGAAACCGTTGTTACCACGAACGATCTGATTTATCCCCTGTTTGCCGTACCAGGTGAAGGTGTAGCCCAAGAAGTCTCATCCATGCCGGGGGTCTACCAGCTTTCCATTGACAAGGTCGTAGAAGAAGCTAAGCAAGTTTATGACCTCGGGATTCCAGCCGTGATTCTTTTTGGGATTCCGACTGAGAAAGATACTGACGCCACTGGAGCTTGGCACGATCACGGTATTGTCCAAAAGGCCTCAACCGCCGTCAAAGAAGCCGTGCCCGATCTGATGGTGATTGTGGACACCTGCCTGTGCGAATACACTCAGCATGGGCATTGTGGTTATTTAGAAACGGGGGATTTAACGGGCCGAGTTCTCAATGATCCGACCTTAGAATTGCTGAAGAAAACAGCCGTATCCCAAGCAAAAGCAGGGGCCGATATTATTGCCCCTTCCGGCATGATGGATGGATTTGTACAAGCGATACGGGCTGGGCTAGATGAAGGCGGCTTTGAAGATATTCCGATTATGTCCTACGCCGCTAAGTATTCCTCCGCCTACTATGGGCCGTTTCGAGATGCCGCAGAATCCGCGCCTCAATTTGGCGATCGCAGAACGTATCAGATGGACCCTGCCAATTCCCGCGAAGCGATCAAAGAGATTGAACTGGATATTGCTGAAGGGGCAGATATGCTGATGGTGAAGCCTGCCCTGGCCTATATGGATATTATCTGGCAAGTGAAGCAAGCCTCTAACCTACCCGTGGCGGCCTACAACGTCTCCGGTGAATATTCGATGGTCAAAGCCGCTGCCTTAAACGGTTGGGTCGATGAAGAGAAACTTGTGATGGAAACCCTAATGAGCTTTAAGCGCTCGGGTGCCGATATGATTCTCACCTATCACGCCAAGGACGCGGCTCGCTGGTTGGCCTAG
- a CDS encoding type II toxin-antitoxin system ParD family antitoxin codes for MNISLTPDQERFIQAKLQIGKYRSAEEILELALRLLDEYEQSDDDWVEDVRQKIDAAIEASQHTPPVDGETFVNEIVERFQQANSA; via the coding sequence ATGAACATCAGTCTTACCCCAGATCAAGAGCGTTTTATCCAAGCGAAGCTCCAAATTGGGAAATATCGCTCTGCCGAAGAAATTTTGGAACTTGCTTTGCGGCTGCTAGATGAATATGAGCAATCTGATGACGACTGGGTTGAAGACGTCCGTCAGAAAATAGATGCAGCAATCGAAGCGTCCCAGCATACTCCTCCAGTGGATGGCGAAACTTTTGTGAATGAGATTGTAGAGCGATTTCAGCAGGCTAATTCGGCATGA